One genomic window of Procambarus clarkii isolate CNS0578487 chromosome 43, FALCON_Pclarkii_2.0, whole genome shotgun sequence includes the following:
- the LOC123755892 gene encoding uncharacterized protein, whose protein sequence is MSVIIRLQNLPWSANALDIREFFKGLSIPEGGVHIVGGELGDAFIAFSTDEDARLAMQKTGSSLKGIQVTLLLSSRTEMQKVIEAARQQAMALQGYMAPTVIPTQAQPPPVPTVPQLPQAPAPTLQHQQLPGHPPFQAHTQVEAQQQMAPHITSHINSPPNQPNLQQAPPMTMPPSTLPPRTPSQNPSHTPSHIPSPTTSSGPHNSHAANDSQAAVHSNLSANNTERKEEKKSSSTSSSKRDTKGRDSRRRRTKSRSRTRSRSRDRDRRRRHRTRSRSRSRDRSGRSRRRTRSRERDRGRDRNRDRDRDKERNIRVGRDRSDRFSQENNESVSAPLEPPSRDITSSGAEGIPGLGDIPSASMRGPLPSLSEPIKNSPIQTPSPAPTPAYSSAQSFNPVPSYNTAPPPFSSILPFSIGNMSIPPPSIPMSSMSNTFNEPMDTEPADDHPIIVEGPGSYIDSRQMPGKSGIQRNEGMGGLLRGPGDGLPRSDIKGLLGDGPGELPYGGNGRGMSHRNNESFGFLGHSRNRPPPNEPENEYNIDQFDRVRPEPSQRGWDSKEGKDTMSSSKQKEFRDDKESRDRSSFRSEMDTRENRSAREERPPKDLKEAHEGSHDDTERLGGWESRSKRDPHDRGTRWEAVDRRDDTDESSSWSTRGRREGWNGREEENWTGRNSGDKHENWNEKDNWKHDPHNWDEEGYYHRDQDRHGEEHERYGDAYSYRGYRSRVPRGMERGRISRGGRGFNPRFSGYQEESHEDGYSYRGGYRGRGSYRARGGTYNYREGSSEWGEESTCCVEIRNTPVNASYRSVRDLFHGIFVPKTGIKLLVDEQGNRKDVALLQFSQPRDAIRALRFSGNYIFDNKVEVVLISESKYETAMDVNKMKGSKSHPSNRPPGSSEEKQSWTNSTCVCVSGLPVGCTDHDVGQMFNNFKIEDIVLEREKGTRHPSGRCFVRLNTPEEAQQAVESLADASIDGNPITVEICPNDAMIPAVRDRDLIQIQSGSQSGKSQPGQTVPQKNNSKQDEKKVEENKTENQNGDESQTKHLPMGADLLTDSVVMKGVPKEATEPNIRDFFSDEGLVPERVHFCDANSNGSHDVYVMFPLIDDARRAVGKSQQQLCKVKVGVEMIAKPLVMNAMGLTFDPLELIRKGQKSGAPTVAGKSEKSTENVSVDKNQPAQPKEIIESSKEEEQQDTQNESLCDSVSVRDQIKEHPNSIEQRSSNSFSSPGGMIPGPYRGGLIGHFPGGPRGFRPRGEMRGMSRMPPGISGPRGPNDGSFSRMRGSLSLLRDPIDKSIEETMGSAIPPENFGKPGCVVALSNVPYRASTDDILEFFIDFSALRPENIIRRYNEFNQPTADARVAFPTPQEAQRAVQSLNKKYMSSRQVFLALVTE, encoded by the exons ATGAGTGTGATTATCCGGTTGCAGAATCTGCCGTGGTCGGCCAATGCCCTTGACATTCGTGAATTCTTCAAGGGTCTCTCCATTCCCGAGGGTGGTGTACACATCGTCGGCGGAGAACTTGGCGATGCCTTCATTGCGTTTAG CACGGATGAGGATGCAAGATTGGCCATGCAGAAAACAGGATCCAGCTTGAAGGGAATTCAGGTGACCCTGCTGTTGTCTTCACGAACAGAGATGCAAAAGGTTATTGAAGCTGCCCGTCAGCAGGCCATGGCACTCCAAGGATACATGGCACCCACAGTTATCCCAACACAGGCACAACCCCCTCCCGTTCCTACAGTTCCTCAGCTGCCACAGGCTCCTGCACCTACTTTGCAACACCAACAGCTTCCTGGACATCCACCATTTCAAGCACATACACAAGTTGAAGCACAACAACAAATGGCCCCCCATATTACTTCACATATTAACTCTCCTCCAAATCAACCAAACTTGCAGCAAGCACCACCTATGACAATGCCCCCCTCTACTCTCCCTCCTCGCACTCCTTCACAAAATCCATCCCATACCCCCTCCCACATTCCAAGCCCAACTACATCTAGTGGTCCCCATAATTCTCATGCTGCTAACGACTCACAAGCTGCTGTTCATTCCAATTTATCTGCAAATAACACTGAAAGAAAGGAAGAGAAAAAGTCATCATCAACTTCATCATCCAAGAGGGATACCAAAGGACGTGATAGTAGGAGACGTAGAACAAAGTCACGCAGCAGAACACGTTCAAGGTCCCGTGATAGAGATCGTCGTCGACGCCACAGAACCAGATCGAGGTCTCGCAGTCGTGATCGTAGTGGCCGTAGTCGTAGACGTACTAGAAGCCGGGAGCGTGACCGTGGCAGAGATAGAAATCGTGACCGTGACCGTGACAAGGAGCGTAATATCCGTGTTGGACGTGACCGCAGTGACAGATTTAGTCAAGAAAATAACGAGAGTGTGTCTGCTCCACTCGAACCACCTAGCAGAGATATTACCAGTAGTGGTGCAGAAGGAATACCAGGCCTGGGTGATATTCCTAGTGCCAGTATGAGAGGACCTTTACCAAGTCTCTCAGAGCCCATCAAAAACTCTCCCATCCAAACTCCATCACCTGCCCCAACCCCAGCATATAGCTCAGCACAATCATTTAATCCTGTGCCATCATAcaatacagcaccaccaccattcaGCTCTATACTACCATTTAGTATTGGAAATATGAGTATTCCTCCTCCCTCCATACCTATGTCAAGTATGTCAAATACTTTCAATGAACCAATGGACACAGAGCCTGCGGATGACCATCCAATTATTGTAGAAGGCCCTGGAAGTTATATAGATTCCAGACAGATGCCTGGAAAGTCAGGTATTCAGAGAAATGAAGGTATGGGTGGACTCTTGAGAGGCCCTGGGGATGGGTTACCAAGATCTGACATTAAAGGTCTGTTAGGTGATGGTCCAGGTGAATTGCCTTATGGAGGCAATGGCAGGGGAATGTCTCACAGGAACAATGAGAGCTTTGGATTCCTTGGGCATTCAAGGAATCGCCCACCTCCAAATGAACCAGAAAATGAGTACAACATAGATCAGTTTGATCGAGTCCGACCTGAACCTTCTCAAAGAGGGTGGGATTCCAAGGAAGGGAAAGATACAATGAGCAGTAGCAAACAAAAAGAATTTAGAGATGATAAGGAGTCCAGAGATCGAAGTAGTTTTAGGTCAGAAATGGATACAAGAGAAAATAGAAGTGCTAGAGAAGAAAGACCTCCAAAGGATCTGAAAGAAGCCCATGAAGGTTCCCATGATGACACAGAGAGACTAGGAGGTTGGGAATCTCGAAGTAAACGGGACCCTCATGACCGTGGGACTCGTTGGGAAGCTGTTGATAGGCGTGATGATACTGATGAATCATCTAGCTGGAGCACACGGGGTAGGCGTGAAGGTTGGAATGGGCGGGAAGAAGAAAATTGGACAGGTAGGAACAGTGGAGATAAGCATGAAAATTGGAATGAAAAAGATAATTGGAAGCATGATCCTCATAACTGGGATGAAGAAGGTTATTATCACCGAGATCAAGATAGACATGGTGAAGAACATGAACGTTATGGTGATGCATACAGCTATCGAGGTTATCGAAGTAGAGTACCACGTGGCATGGAAAGAGGACGTATTAGCCGAGGTGGACGAGGCTTTAATCCACGCTTTAGTGGATATCAAGAGGAAAGTCATGAAGATGGTTATAGCTATCGTGGAGGATATAGAGGACGTGGGAGCTACCGTGCTAGAGGTGGTACCTATAACTATAGAGAAGGCAGCtcagaatggggagaagaaagtacaTGTTGTGTAGAAATTCGCAATACACCTGTAAATGCATCTTACCGTTCTGTGCGTGACCTTTTCCATGGTATCTTTGTTCCAAAAACAGGCATTAAACTTTTAGTTGATGAACAAGGAAATCGAAAAGATGTTGCACTCTTGCAGTTTTCGCAACCTCGAGATGCAATAAGGGCTCTTAGATTTTCTGGTAATTACATATTTGATAATAAAGTTGAAGTTGTTCTTATTTCTGAGTCCAAATATGAGACTGCAATGGATGTTAATAAAATGAAAGGGAGCAAATCACATCCCAGTAATAGACCTCCAGGTTCATCTGAAGAAAAACAATCATGGACAAACAGCACATGTGTATGTGTATCAGGCCTCCCAGTGGGATGTACTGATCATGATGTTGGTCAAATgtttaataattttaaaattgaaGACATTGTCTTGGAAAGAGAGAAGGGAACCCGTCACCCATCTGGCCGTTGTTTTGTGCGGCTAAACACACCAGAAGAAGCACAACAAGCTGTTGAAAGCTTGGCTGATGCTTCTATTGATGGAAACCCTATTACTGTTGAAATATGTCCAAATGATGCAATGATACCTGCTGTTAGAGACAGAGACTTGATTCAAATTCAAAGTGGCAGTCAGTCTGGGAAATCTCAGCCAGGCCAAACTGTGCCTCAAAAGAATAATTCTAAACAAGATGAAAAAAAGGTAGAAGAAAATAAAACAGAGAACCAAAATGGTGATGAATCCCAAACAAAGCACCTTCCAATGGGTGCTGACCTACTTACAGATTCTGTAGTAATGAAAGGAGTACCTAAGGAAGCAACAGAACCAAATATTCGAGACTTTTTCAGTGATGAGGGGCTAGTACCAGAACGTGTTCATTTTTGTGATGCAAACTCTAATGGATCACATGACGTGTATGTTATGTTTCCGTTGATTGATGATGCACGGCGTGCTGTGGGCAAAAGCCAACAGCAACTTTGCAAAGTTAAGGTGGGAGTAGAAATGATAGCAAAACCTTTAGTTATGAATGCAATGGGTCTCACATTTGATCCTCTTGAACTGATAAGAAAAGGACAAAAATCTGGTGCACCTACAGTTGCAGGAAAATCAGAAAAGAGTACAGAAAATGTAAGTGTTGATAAAAATCAACCagcacaaccaaaagaaattattGAATCTTCAAAAGAAGAAGAGCAGCAAGATACCCAAAATGAATCATTGTGTGATTCTGTATCGGTTCGAGACCAAATAAAAGAACATCCAAATAGTATAGAGCAGCGAAGCTCAAATTCTTTCTCTAGTCCAGGAGGAATGATTCCAGGGCCTTACAGAGGTGGACTCATTGGACATTTTCCAGGTGGACCACGAGGTTTTCGACCCCGCGGAGAAATGCGAGGGATGAGCAGAATGCCACCAGGTATATCAGGACCTCGAGGACCAAATGATGGATCCTTCAGCAGAATGCGAGGCTCATTGTCACTCTTGAGGGATCCTATAGATAAATCAATTGAAGAAACTATGGGTTCAGCCATTCCTCCAGAAAATTTTGGTAAACCAGGATGTGTAGTGGCACTAAGCAATGTTCCATATCGTGCTTCAACTGATGATATCCTTGAGTTTTTCATAGATTTTTCAGCATTGAGACCAGAAAATATTATCAGGCGATACAATGAATTTAACCAGCCTACTGCTGATGCTCGTGTTGCCTTTCCCACCCCTCAGGAGGCTCAGCGGGCCGTGCAGTCCCTCAACAAAAAGTACATGAGCAGCAGACAAGTATTCCTGGCTCTTGTGACTGAGTGA